Proteins encoded within one genomic window of Pararhizobium capsulatum DSM 1112:
- a CDS encoding glutathione S-transferase family protein: MGMLVDGIWKDVWYDTKETKGHFKRAQSQFRNWVTSDGSAGSSGEGGFKAEADRYHLYVSLACPWAHRTLIFRKLKKLEGLISVSIVDPLMLSNGWEFKNEIGGTVDHLFGSEALWQVYVKADPTYSGRVTVPVLWDKKSNRMVSNESSEIIRMFNTAFDGLTGSNLDVYPEDLREEIDTLNSRIYDAVNNGVYKAGFATTQEAYEENVTVLFEALNELEDRLSTRRYLTGDRVTEADWRLFTTLVRFDPVYVGHFKCNIRRVADYPNLQNYLRDLYQVDGVAETVNMRHIKQHYYRSHTTINPTGVVPVGPLLDLDAPHGREKIGG, from the coding sequence ATGGGCATGCTGGTCGATGGCATATGGAAGGACGTCTGGTACGATACCAAGGAAACCAAGGGACATTTCAAGCGCGCGCAATCGCAGTTTCGCAACTGGGTGACATCAGATGGTTCCGCCGGTTCGAGCGGCGAAGGCGGTTTCAAGGCGGAAGCGGACCGCTACCATCTCTATGTGTCGCTCGCCTGCCCCTGGGCGCATCGCACCCTGATCTTCCGCAAGCTGAAGAAACTTGAAGGCCTGATCTCGGTTTCCATCGTCGATCCGCTGATGCTGTCGAATGGCTGGGAGTTCAAGAACGAAATCGGCGGCACCGTGGATCACCTCTTCGGTTCAGAAGCGCTGTGGCAGGTCTATGTGAAGGCCGACCCGACCTATTCCGGGCGCGTTACCGTGCCGGTGCTGTGGGACAAGAAGAGCAACCGGATGGTTTCCAACGAAAGCTCCGAAATCATTCGCATGTTCAACACAGCCTTCGACGGGTTGACCGGCTCTAACCTCGACGTCTACCCCGAAGATCTGCGCGAAGAGATCGATACCCTGAACAGCCGCATCTATGACGCCGTCAACAACGGCGTCTACAAGGCAGGGTTTGCAACGACCCAGGAAGCCTATGAGGAAAACGTCACGGTGCTCTTCGAGGCGCTGAACGAATTGGAAGACCGGCTTTCGACCCGCCGCTACCTGACCGGCGACCGGGTCACCGAAGCTGACTGGCGGCTTTTCACGACGCTTGTGCGCTTCGATCCCGTCTATGTCGGACACTTCAAGTGCAACATCCGCCGCGTTGCCGATTACCCGAACCTGCAGAATTATCTGCGCGACCTCTATCAGGTCGACGGCGTTGCCGAGACGGTCAATATGCGCCACATCAAGCAGCACTATTACCGCAGCCACACGACGATCAACCCCACCGGTGTCGTCCCCGTCGGCCCACTGCTCGATCTCGACGCGCCACATGGTCGCGAAAAGATCGGCGGCTGA
- a CDS encoding GNAT family N-acetyltransferase, with protein MKKHDLVYLTEDASHDAAIEIINEEAFGPGRFVRAAARIREQGPHDLSLSFVCADDGETIASVRMTPVLAGSVNGHLLGPLAVRPSHKNRGIGRELVRIAVEAARRKGSEGVILVGDPPYYQPLGFERVAYAALEFPGPVDPARVLVVPMVGDVHARLKGVIGWRR; from the coding sequence ATGAAAAAGCACGATCTCGTCTATCTGACGGAAGATGCGTCGCACGACGCTGCCATCGAAATCATCAACGAAGAAGCATTCGGCCCCGGCCGGTTCGTCAGGGCTGCTGCCCGTATCCGCGAGCAGGGGCCGCACGACCTTTCGCTTTCCTTTGTCTGCGCCGATGATGGCGAGACAATCGCCTCGGTGCGGATGACGCCGGTTCTGGCCGGTTCGGTCAACGGCCATCTGCTCGGCCCGCTTGCCGTTCGACCCTCCCACAAGAACCGGGGCATCGGCCGCGAACTCGTGCGGATCGCTGTGGAAGCTGCGCGGCGGAAGGGCTCTGAGGGCGTGATCCTCGTTGGCGATCCGCCGTATTACCAGCCTCTCGGTTTCGAGAGGGTCGCATACGCGGCACTGGAATTCCCAGGCCCGGTTGATCCCGCGCGTGTCCTCGTCGTCCCCATGGTGGGGGATGTCCATGCTCGGCTGAAGGGTGTTATCGGCTGGCGGAGATGA
- a CDS encoding DUF58 domain-containing protein, with protein MASIGQIVERTPSGEVLSRAQMRARLIPDCMVEAKRIANTVISGWHGRRKRGIGENFWQFRPYSDGESLTRIDWRRSARDDHTYVRDREWEAAHTIWLWADLSPSMMYKSRFGTVSKESRALVVMLALAEILARSGERIGCPGVMEPLSARNAAERLATALMHTPLSGGLPDTGMIRGWSDLVLIGDFLDPADEIMARLGPLARRGMRGHVVEIADPAEETFPYAGRTEFTDPETGDKLTAGRAEILAEDYRRAYLARRDTMGTDLRHMGWTFTPHRTDHLASEALVAVHMYLSGMPARATHGGQL; from the coding sequence ATGGCCTCGATCGGGCAGATCGTCGAGCGTACCCCTTCGGGCGAGGTGCTGTCGCGAGCGCAGATGCGCGCACGGCTCATTCCCGATTGCATGGTCGAGGCAAAGCGCATCGCCAATACCGTCATCTCCGGCTGGCATGGTCGGCGCAAGCGCGGCATCGGCGAAAATTTCTGGCAGTTCCGGCCCTATAGCGACGGCGAAAGCCTGACGCGCATCGACTGGCGCCGCTCCGCACGCGACGACCATACCTATGTGCGCGACCGGGAATGGGAAGCGGCCCACACGATCTGGCTCTGGGCTGATCTCTCGCCCTCGATGATGTACAAATCCCGCTTCGGCACCGTTTCCAAGGAGAGCCGCGCGCTGGTCGTCATGCTGGCGCTGGCGGAAATTCTGGCGCGCTCGGGTGAACGGATCGGATGTCCCGGCGTCATGGAACCGCTGTCCGCCCGCAACGCCGCGGAACGGCTCGCCACCGCGTTGATGCACACGCCGCTCTCCGGTGGCCTGCCAGACACCGGCATGATCCGCGGCTGGAGCGATCTGGTGCTGATCGGCGACTTCCTCGACCCCGCCGATGAGATCATGGCGCGGCTCGGGCCGCTTGCTCGGCGCGGCATGCGCGGCCATGTCGTTGAGATCGCCGATCCCGCGGAAGAGACATTCCCTTATGCAGGCCGCACGGAATTCACCGATCCCGAGACCGGCGACAAGCTGACCGCCGGCCGTGCCGAAATCCTGGCCGAAGACTACCGCCGTGCCTATCTCGCGCGCCGCGATACGATGGGCACGGATCTCCGCCACATGGGCTGGACCTTCACGCCCCACCGCACCGATCATCTCGCCTCCGAGGCGCTGGTCGCGGTGCATATGTACCTTTCCGGCATGCCGGCGCGAGCGACACATGGGGGGCAGCTATGA
- a CDS encoding tetratricopeptide repeat protein, which yields MFARNFALISLFLASSALGLSSVYAAGEDTTAPPEKTKTTSQCKDGKVWNEAKKECANAKKSGLDDDTLFKAARELAYDGQYENSLKVLDAVSDQNSARILNYRGYSNRKAGRMELGMQYYRKAIQADENYILARSYMGQALVQQGKIEEAKVQLIEIRDRGGEKTWAYQALLETLGGVRQY from the coding sequence ATGTTTGCCCGTAATTTTGCACTGATAAGCCTGTTCCTCGCAAGCTCCGCCCTCGGTCTTTCCAGCGTTTACGCGGCGGGAGAGGACACCACGGCGCCGCCGGAAAAAACCAAGACCACGAGCCAATGCAAGGACGGCAAGGTCTGGAATGAAGCCAAAAAGGAATGCGCCAACGCCAAGAAGAGCGGCCTGGACGACGACACCCTGTTCAAGGCGGCCCGCGAACTTGCCTATGACGGCCAGTACGAGAACTCATTGAAAGTGCTTGATGCGGTGAGCGACCAAAACAGCGCCCGCATCCTGAACTATCGCGGCTACTCGAACCGCAAGGCCGGACGCATGGAACTCGGCATGCAGTATTACCGCAAGGCGATCCAGGCGGACGAAAACTACATCCTCGCGCGCTCTTATATGGGGCAGGCCTTGGTTCAGCAGGGCAAGATCGAGGAAGCCAAGGTACAGCTGATCGAGATCCGCGACCGCGGCGGCGAAAAGACATGGGCCTACCAGGCGCTGCTTGAGACGCTCGGCGGCGTGCGCCAGTACTAA
- a CDS encoding DUF4159 domain-containing protein produces MSFLSLFFANPMMLAALVALPAIWWLLRLTPPKPVTEAFPPLRILASVLKREETPSKSPWWLTLLRMLMAAAVILAIADPVLNPRANTLSGSGPLVLFIDNGWATAPDWERRVNTIDALLSDAESRDVPVSVVFTADREQNAVPISPAEARNRLAAAAPQPLTPDRKAAFAALSAALKGSAPGTVAFLSDGVASGENDVMADLASLAPAELRLIGGNPEAVAITASTNEADAMSISVSRLDTAGARVLPLTAYDIRGRAISSGTVSFNGGEATAKGSIAAPFELRNDFSRIGIDGQATAGGTFLLDDGFRRRRVALLSGEARDQSQPLLSPLYYINRALAPYADLVQPNEADLAVAIPELLSQKPSMLIMADIGRLPEETYAPLGKWIDNGGTLIRFAGPRLAAAPADDPLVPVTLRQGERALGGALSWSEPQPLADYPALSPFAGMPKPEGILVKRQVLAEPTADLSSRTWASLADGTPLVTTKTQGTGRIILFHVSAEATWSNLPISGAFVEMLRRSVQLSRSGGVASEGAPSGQTLAPYRLLNANGVLVGETARARPLEPKAGAVPVSDAEHPPGLYGSEEGFTAVNLLPAGAELKPINTEGLTVAYTSEPLLGAETVSFKPALFTIALVLAFIDTLVVLFMAGTFARIRLSRAATAAVFLAAATVATMLPDASRADDSKPGDDVILQRLDKTHLAYVVTGEAEVDRISERGLAGLTDFLTYRTTLEPGPPVGLDISNDELSFYSLIYWPISANAPMPSTQAISRVDAYMRAGGTVLFDTRDQFNSLSGGAAASPNGERLQAILADLDIPPLEPVPTDNVLTKSFYLLSSFPGRYAGSPLWIEAHPDSTAADAGRPARTGDGVSPIMITGNDLAGAWAIDGNGAPLLPTVPPDEMQREYAYRAGVNIMMYMLTGNYKADQVHIPALLERLGQ; encoded by the coding sequence ATGAGCTTCCTGTCGCTCTTTTTCGCCAATCCGATGATGCTTGCGGCGCTTGTCGCGCTACCCGCAATCTGGTGGCTCCTGCGCCTGACGCCGCCGAAGCCGGTGACCGAGGCCTTCCCGCCGCTGCGCATTCTTGCAAGCGTGCTGAAGCGCGAGGAAACGCCGTCGAAAAGCCCGTGGTGGCTGACGTTGCTGCGTATGCTGATGGCCGCCGCCGTCATCCTCGCCATCGCCGATCCGGTTCTCAATCCCCGCGCGAATACGCTGTCCGGTAGTGGCCCTCTCGTTCTCTTCATCGACAATGGTTGGGCGACTGCTCCGGACTGGGAGCGTCGGGTCAACACGATCGATGCCCTGCTGTCCGATGCCGAAAGCCGCGATGTTCCCGTCTCCGTGGTCTTCACCGCTGACCGTGAACAGAACGCCGTACCAATATCCCCGGCCGAGGCCCGCAACCGCCTTGCCGCCGCCGCACCCCAACCGCTGACGCCTGACAGGAAAGCCGCCTTCGCAGCACTTTCGGCAGCATTAAAGGGCTCCGCGCCCGGAACTGTCGCCTTCCTTTCGGATGGCGTCGCGTCCGGCGAAAACGACGTGATGGCTGATCTCGCCTCGCTCGCGCCTGCCGAGTTGCGGCTCATTGGCGGCAATCCCGAAGCCGTCGCCATCACCGCGTCCACCAACGAAGCGGATGCCATGTCCATATCCGTCAGTCGCCTTGATACGGCGGGCGCACGCGTTTTGCCGTTGACGGCCTATGATATCAGAGGACGCGCCATTTCCAGCGGAACCGTGTCCTTCAATGGTGGCGAGGCGACAGCGAAGGGCTCCATCGCTGCCCCGTTCGAACTGCGCAACGATTTCTCCCGCATTGGTATCGACGGTCAGGCAACGGCGGGCGGAACGTTCCTGCTTGACGACGGCTTCCGCCGCAGGCGCGTGGCGCTGCTGAGCGGTGAAGCCCGCGACCAGTCGCAGCCACTGCTCTCGCCGCTCTATTATATAAACCGGGCGCTGGCGCCCTATGCCGATCTCGTTCAGCCCAACGAAGCCGATCTGGCCGTGGCCATTCCCGAGCTTCTGTCGCAAAAACCGTCCATGCTGATCATGGCCGACATCGGCCGCCTGCCGGAAGAAACATACGCACCGCTTGGCAAGTGGATCGACAACGGTGGCACGCTGATCCGCTTTGCCGGCCCGCGCCTTGCCGCAGCCCCGGCAGATGATCCGCTGGTGCCGGTGACGCTGCGCCAGGGCGAGCGCGCGCTTGGCGGCGCGCTGTCCTGGTCCGAGCCGCAACCGCTTGCCGACTACCCCGCCCTCAGCCCGTTCGCCGGCATGCCCAAGCCGGAAGGCATCCTCGTCAAGCGTCAGGTTCTCGCCGAACCGACGGCGGATCTCTCCTCGCGCACCTGGGCAAGCCTTGCCGATGGGACGCCGTTGGTGACCACCAAGACCCAGGGCACGGGCCGCATCATCCTGTTCCATGTCAGCGCCGAAGCGACATGGTCGAACCTGCCGATCTCCGGCGCCTTCGTGGAAATGCTGCGACGAAGCGTGCAACTGTCTCGCAGCGGCGGTGTCGCAAGTGAAGGCGCGCCGAGCGGCCAGACACTGGCGCCCTACCGCTTGCTCAATGCCAATGGCGTTCTTGTCGGCGAGACGGCGCGTGCCCGTCCACTTGAGCCGAAGGCAGGTGCCGTTCCCGTCTCCGACGCGGAACATCCGCCGGGGCTCTATGGCTCCGAAGAAGGCTTCACGGCCGTCAACCTGCTTCCCGCCGGTGCAGAGCTGAAACCGATCAACACGGAAGGCTTGACTGTCGCCTATACCAGCGAGCCTTTACTCGGCGCGGAAACCGTCTCGTTCAAGCCAGCGCTGTTCACGATAGCGCTCGTGCTTGCGTTTATCGATACGCTCGTCGTGCTGTTCATGGCCGGGACCTTTGCCCGCATCCGCCTGTCGCGCGCCGCGACCGCAGCGGTTTTCTTAGCTGCCGCAACGGTGGCCACAATGTTGCCGGACGCCTCTCGCGCCGATGATAGCAAGCCGGGCGACGACGTGATCCTTCAACGGCTGGACAAGACGCATCTCGCCTATGTCGTCACCGGTGAAGCCGAGGTCGATCGCATTTCCGAGCGTGGCCTGGCCGGCCTCACGGATTTCCTCACCTATCGCACGACGCTGGAGCCCGGCCCGCCGGTCGGCCTCGACATATCCAACGACGAGCTTTCCTTCTATTCGCTCATTTACTGGCCGATATCAGCCAATGCCCCGATGCCGAGTACGCAGGCGATCAGCCGGGTGGATGCCTATATGCGCGCTGGTGGCACGGTGCTCTTCGATACACGCGACCAGTTCAATTCATTGAGCGGCGGCGCGGCAGCCAGTCCCAACGGCGAGCGGCTGCAGGCGATCCTCGCTGACCTTGACATTCCACCGCTCGAACCCGTGCCGACCGACAATGTGCTGACGAAATCCTTCTACCTGCTGTCAAGCTTCCCCGGCCGCTACGCCGGAAGCCCGCTCTGGATCGAAGCCCATCCGGACAGCACCGCTGCAGATGCAGGCCGCCCGGCCCGCACAGGCGATGGCGTTTCGCCAATCATGATCACGGGCAACGACCTCGCCGGGGCATGGGCCATCGACGGCAACGGCGCGCCGCTGCTGCCGACCGTTCCGCCTGACGAAATGCAGCGCGAATATGCCTATCGCGCCGGGGTCAACATCATGATGTACATGCTCACCGGCAACTACAAGGCAGACCAGGTTCACATCCCGGCGCTGCTCGAACGGCTTGGGCAATAG
- a CDS encoding NUDIX domain-containing protein encodes MSEIPPEMRNWRARLFTRAIHSYFACARGMTMGVRAACFDAEGRVFLVRQSYVPGWLMPGGGIERDETAGEALAKELREEGNLVLGDPPELVHVYHNRLTSRRDHVIFYRCLNVVQAEPKRADYEIREAGFFALNDLPAETTPATLRRLAELSGKAPFADVW; translated from the coding sequence ATGAGCGAAATTCCGCCGGAGATGCGAAATTGGAGAGCAAGGCTCTTTACCCGCGCGATTCATAGTTATTTCGCCTGCGCTCGGGGCATGACGATGGGGGTTCGCGCGGCCTGCTTTGATGCGGAAGGGCGCGTTTTCCTTGTGCGTCAGTCCTATGTCCCTGGCTGGCTTATGCCGGGCGGCGGCATCGAACGGGACGAGACAGCAGGGGAGGCGCTGGCGAAGGAATTGCGGGAGGAGGGGAACCTCGTTCTTGGCGATCCTCCTGAACTCGTCCACGTCTATCACAACCGCCTGACCAGCCGCCGAGACCACGTCATCTTCTATCGTTGTCTCAACGTCGTGCAGGCCGAACCGAAGCGCGCCGACTACGAAATCCGGGAGGCGGGATTTTTCGCGCTGAATGATCTGCCTGCCGAGACCACACCTGCCACGCTTCGCCGCCTTGCCGAGCTTTCCGGCAAGGCGCCTTTCGCCGACGTCTGGTGA
- a CDS encoding AAA family ATPase yields the protein MGVMKTSDKLVDEKMIVASAEKALADIAIIHKEVGKVIFGQESVIEQTLLAVLSGGHALLVGVPGLAKTKLVTTLATVLGLNSSRIQFTPDLMPSDILGSEVMDQDENGRRSFRFVAGPIFTQLLMADEINRASPRTQSALLQAMQEYHVTVAGQRNDLPQPFHVLATQNPLEQEGTYPLPEAQLDRFLMQVDVGYPELAAERQILLETTGLDEAEANPVLDAARLLDIQHLIRQMPVSEKVVDAILSLVRSARPGNGNAATDKNVAWGPGPRAGQSLMLCARARALYDGRLAPSIDDIVALAEPVLQHRMALTFAARAEGMSVRDVISSLVNQIKG from the coding sequence ATGGGTGTAATGAAGACCTCGGACAAGCTGGTCGATGAAAAGATGATCGTCGCGTCCGCTGAAAAGGCCCTCGCCGACATCGCGATCATCCACAAGGAAGTCGGCAAGGTGATCTTCGGCCAGGAAAGCGTCATCGAGCAGACGCTACTGGCCGTCTTGTCCGGAGGCCACGCGCTGCTGGTCGGCGTTCCCGGCCTCGCCAAGACAAAGCTGGTGACGACGCTGGCAACCGTGCTGGGGCTCAATTCCAGCCGCATCCAGTTCACGCCCGACCTGATGCCATCCGATATTCTCGGCTCCGAGGTCATGGACCAGGACGAGAACGGGCGACGCTCCTTTCGCTTCGTGGCGGGACCGATCTTCACCCAGCTGCTGATGGCCGACGAAATCAACCGCGCCAGCCCGCGCACGCAATCGGCCCTGCTGCAGGCGATGCAGGAATATCACGTCACCGTCGCTGGCCAGCGCAATGACCTGCCGCAGCCGTTCCACGTTCTGGCCACCCAGAACCCGCTGGAGCAGGAAGGCACCTATCCTCTTCCAGAAGCCCAACTCGACCGTTTCCTCATGCAGGTCGATGTCGGCTATCCGGAACTTGCGGCCGAACGGCAGATCCTGCTTGAGACGACCGGCCTTGACGAAGCGGAGGCAAATCCAGTTCTCGATGCCGCCAGACTTCTGGATATCCAGCACCTGATCCGCCAGATGCCCGTCAGCGAGAAGGTGGTGGATGCCATTCTGTCGCTGGTGCGCTCCGCAAGACCGGGCAATGGCAACGCCGCCACCGACAAGAACGTCGCCTGGGGCCCAGGCCCGCGCGCTGGCCAGTCGCTGATGCTCTGCGCCCGTGCCCGCGCACTCTATGACGGCCGGCTTGCACCTTCTATCGACGATATCGTCGCCCTTGCCGAGCCTGTCCTGCAGCATCGCATGGCGTTGACGTTTGCAGCCCGCGCCGAAGGCATGTCGGTGCGCGATGTGATCTCCAGCCTCGTCAATCAGATCAAGGGATAA
- a CDS encoding DUF1285 domain-containing protein, translating into MAEIEANHTNARAGDAAGLAEMIARAAGQVNSGAKGLPPVDRWNPPFCGDIDMEIRSDGTWFYMGTPIGRQPLVRLFSTVLRKDEDGKTYLVTPVEKLGIRIADAPFIAVEMSVTEKDGEQLLTFRTNAGDVVEAGAHHALRFVIHGENRELKPYLHVRGRLEALVSRAVMYEMVELGEKAEVDGVVMFCVRSGGVLFPIMPAAELEALSA; encoded by the coding sequence ATGGCAGAAATAGAAGCAAATCACACAAACGCCAGAGCTGGCGACGCGGCCGGACTGGCCGAGATGATCGCGAGAGCGGCGGGTCAGGTCAACAGCGGAGCCAAGGGGCTTCCGCCCGTAGACCGCTGGAACCCGCCGTTTTGCGGCGATATCGACATGGAAATCCGTTCTGACGGTACCTGGTTCTACATGGGAACGCCGATCGGCCGGCAGCCGCTGGTGCGACTGTTCTCGACCGTGTTGCGCAAGGACGAGGACGGCAAGACCTATCTCGTGACACCTGTGGAAAAACTCGGCATCCGTATCGCCGATGCGCCGTTCATCGCCGTCGAAATGAGCGTGACGGAAAAGGATGGCGAGCAGCTGCTTACTTTCCGCACCAATGCCGGCGATGTCGTGGAGGCCGGTGCCCATCATGCATTGCGGTTCGTCATCCATGGCGAAAACCGCGAGTTGAAGCCCTATCTGCACGTGCGTGGGCGGCTGGAAGCGCTGGTTTCGCGGGCCGTGATGTATGAGATGGTGGAGCTTGGCGAGAAGGCCGAGGTCGATGGCGTCGTGATGTTTTGCGTGCGGTCGGGGGGCGTGTTGTTCCCAATCATGCCGGCGGCCGAACTTGAGGCGCTTTCGGCGTGA
- a CDS encoding anti-sigma factor family protein, translating into MQNTKGLALEVRLSAYIDGEVSEVERRELEHLVHYDDEARLLLEMLKAGNNFGNSAFEEFLHDPVPLSLVRHIKQGSGAMPRNERAPVAPQRKNRVKIWPRALVASLALFLVGGSTGFIIGKASNDTALPTTAVAARTWLDDIADYHRIYARQAKHLVEVPASQEETIKSWLSQSVGIPFRLPDLEAQGLTFQGARLLVAAGKPVAQLMYKSSDGDVVAICFLKSKPGSTDSPATESIRDDLAMISWQKSGASYVVVGSSAKANLQELADRVSAQII; encoded by the coding sequence TTGCAAAACACAAAGGGTTTGGCCCTCGAAGTCCGGTTATCGGCTTATATTGACGGCGAAGTGAGCGAAGTTGAGCGGCGTGAGCTGGAGCATCTTGTCCATTACGATGATGAGGCGCGGTTGCTCCTGGAAATGTTGAAGGCCGGCAACAATTTCGGCAACAGCGCCTTCGAAGAGTTCCTGCATGATCCCGTGCCGCTGTCGCTGGTACGCCATATCAAGCAGGGCTCCGGCGCCATGCCGCGCAACGAACGCGCGCCCGTGGCGCCACAGCGCAAGAACCGTGTGAAAATCTGGCCCCGTGCTTTGGTCGCGTCCCTGGCGTTGTTCCTCGTCGGCGGTTCGACAGGTTTCATTATCGGAAAGGCGAGCAATGACACAGCCCTTCCCACAACCGCTGTCGCCGCAAGAACCTGGCTCGATGACATTGCCGACTATCATCGCATCTATGCGCGGCAGGCCAAACATCTCGTCGAAGTGCCCGCCTCCCAGGAAGAGACAATCAAATCCTGGCTGTCCCAAAGCGTCGGCATCCCCTTCCGCCTGCCCGACCTTGAAGCTCAAGGCTTGACGTTTCAAGGCGCGCGCCTTTTGGTTGCCGCCGGAAAACCCGTTGCGCAGCTGATGTACAAGTCGAGCGACGGCGACGTCGTCGCAATCTGTTTCCTGAAAAGCAAGCCCGGCAGCACAGATTCTCCCGCCACGGAAAGCATCCGCGACGACCTGGCCATGATTTCCTGGCAAAAATCAGGTGCATCCTATGTCGTGGTAGGTTCATCTGCGAAGGCAAACCTGCAGGAACTGGCAGACAGGGTCTCGGCTCAGATCATCTGA
- a CDS encoding RNA polymerase sigma factor has protein sequence MRPAPDSSEFRRDLVSLLPKLRRFALTLTRNAADADDLVQEVCERAISRNHLWNGEGRLESWIYAMTRNLWVDEIRKCKVRAGSGTVNAQDQNELSIDAAGEKAVYVNQLHKLILSMPEGLASVFVLVNVEGHSYKDAAEILKIPIGTVMSRLSTARLRLAAMITETSERRA, from the coding sequence ATGCGCCCAGCGCCGGATTCAAGCGAATTTCGACGGGACTTGGTCAGCCTGCTGCCCAAGTTGCGCCGCTTTGCGCTGACATTGACGCGCAATGCCGCCGACGCAGACGATCTGGTTCAGGAAGTCTGCGAAAGAGCGATCTCTCGCAACCATCTCTGGAACGGTGAAGGACGGCTTGAAAGCTGGATCTATGCAATGACGCGCAACCTCTGGGTCGATGAAATCAGAAAATGCAAGGTTCGCGCCGGTAGCGGTACGGTCAACGCCCAGGACCAGAACGAACTTTCGATCGACGCTGCCGGTGAAAAGGCCGTCTATGTCAACCAGCTACACAAGCTCATCCTCTCTATGCCGGAAGGTCTTGCCAGCGTCTTCGTCCTCGTCAACGTCGAGGGCCATAGCTACAAGGACGCCGCCGAGATTCTGAAAATTCCGATCGGCACCGTGATGAGCCGGCTCTCGACGGCACGGCTGCGGCTTGCAGCCATGATCACGGAAACATCCGAAAGGAGGGCTTGA
- a CDS encoding metallophosphoesterase family protein has protein sequence MFKFAHISDIHLGPLPDLSFRELASKRITGFVNWHRNRRNHLVGNTLNLLMDEIERIDPDHLAITGDLVNLASSREIEIMTAWLHEAGEPENISVIPGNHDAYVPGAYEKTTKAWYPYMRADKGPQEWDDDFHCYPYMRVRGPIAIIGCSTAVATPPFAASGYFGQRQARETVNLLKAAGDAGLFRVVMIHHPPIRGATPMHKRMLGIRRFAATISSGGAELVLHGHTHLNTVHWLKGQTNPVPVVSIASASQGQGGKKPPAAFNLFSITGEPGSWNLLRERFELTLDGRSVTLAETTRF, from the coding sequence ATGTTTAAATTCGCGCATATTTCAGACATTCATTTGGGCCCTCTGCCTGATCTCTCGTTTCGCGAACTCGCCTCCAAGCGGATCACCGGCTTCGTCAACTGGCACCGCAATCGCCGCAATCATCTCGTCGGCAACACACTGAACCTGCTGATGGACGAGATCGAGCGCATCGATCCCGATCACCTCGCCATTACCGGCGATCTGGTCAACCTCGCATCATCTCGCGAAATCGAAATCATGACCGCGTGGCTGCACGAAGCCGGTGAGCCTGAAAACATCTCCGTGATACCAGGCAACCATGATGCCTATGTTCCAGGGGCTTATGAGAAAACGACCAAAGCCTGGTACCCCTATATGCGCGCCGACAAGGGGCCGCAGGAATGGGATGACGATTTCCACTGCTATCCTTACATGCGCGTACGAGGGCCCATTGCAATCATTGGCTGCTCAACGGCGGTTGCTACGCCCCCCTTTGCCGCCTCCGGCTACTTCGGCCAGCGACAGGCCCGCGAAACGGTCAACCTCCTGAAAGCAGCCGGCGACGCCGGGCTTTTCCGAGTGGTGATGATCCATCATCCGCCGATCCGCGGTGCAACCCCAATGCACAAGCGCATGCTCGGCATCCGTCGCTTTGCCGCGACGATTTCATCCGGCGGCGCCGAACTCGTGCTCCATGGCCACACGCATCTTAACACGGTTCATTGGCTGAAGGGGCAAACCAATCCTGTCCCGGTTGTCAGCATCGCATCGGCCTCGCAAGGACAAGGCGGAAAGAAACCACCGGCTGCATTCAATCTGTTTTCGATCACCGGCGAGCCAGGAAGCTGGAACCTGCTGAGGGAACGCTTCGAGCTTACCCTGGATGGCCGCTCCGTTACCCTTGCGGAGACGACACGTTTCTGA